A window from Dermacentor albipictus isolate Rhodes 1998 colony chromosome 10, USDA_Dalb.pri_finalv2, whole genome shotgun sequence encodes these proteins:
- the LOC135920404 gene encoding uncharacterized protein — protein MLKHFSRYSKLSRTVGCFFISNFEEKQLNEGRVAWRSMYTLYSATWITLMLFFEVTTVYERFRQLDFKTAFTANVLVTVRMCVILESAINFSCMVFGSFRLLEFFREAALFERSAGVSYQALKHLPRKSWPRIFIKLMIVTSFVISFGGSVTRAIEIFLESVQYNWTYVLIVPRILSQLVFFFYETSMYIFLSIASEILVSYTKFQGLALLKCQKSAHLAASDEQVLSIEAIRRNLYKIRKLKKHVNAVWAPAILAFSLSSLWVICTTLYCLFSGHDNTLDLWLGLAYGVSCSFRLLDLAIISDDLCSEAQDIKRMTKTARNIYVADAHVSQIQYLHDSIDPPSMRLTGASFFCVGRRLLVAMAASVITYTVILVQTSDGLTSGTNRSGTNATS, from the exons ATGTTAAAGCATTTTTCACGTTACTCAAAACTGTCGAGAACGGTCGGTTGTTTTTTCATTTCTAACTTTGAAGAAAAACAGCTCAACGAGGGTAGAGTGGCTTGGCGAAGCATGTACACTCTTTATTCGGCAACCTGGATTACTTTGATGTTATTTTTCGAAGTGACAACAGTATATGAAAGATTTCGCCAGCTGGATTTCAAAACTGCGTTTACCGCTAACGTGCTGGTCACCGTCCGTATGTGCGTTATTTTGGAAAGTGCGATTAATTTCTCCTGCATGGTCTTCGGTTCCTTCAGGCTTCTCGAGTTTTTTCGCGAGGCGGCACTGTTTGAGAGGTCTGCTGGCGTTTCCTACCAAGCTCTAAAACATCTGCCTAGAAAATCATGGCCACGAATATTCATAAAACTAATGATTGTCACCTCATTCGTGATTAGTTTTGGTGGTTCTGTCACCAGAGCCATAGAGATATTTTTGGAAAGCGTCCAGTATAATTGGACTTACGTGCTGATAGTCCCCCGAATATTGTCCCAGTTGGTGTTCTTCTTTTACGAGACGAGCATGTACATTTTTTTGAGCATTGCTTCCGAAATACTGGTTTCTTACACAAAGTTTCAGGGTTTGGCTTTGCTAAAATGCCAGAAGAGCGCACATCTCGCCGCTTCCGACGAGCAGGTCCTGTCGATCGAGGCGATACGCCGGAATTTATACAAAATTAGAAAGCTGAAGAAGCACGTTAACGCTGTCTGGGCGCCGGCGATTCTGGCGTTTTCGCTGTCTTCTCTTTGGGTGATTTGCACGACGTTGTATTGTCTGTTTTCCGGGCATGATAACACTTTGGACCTGTGGCTTGGACTGGCTTATGGAGTCAGCTGCTCATTCAGGCTTCTCGACTTGGCCATTATCAGTGATGACTTGTGCAGTGAG GCTCAAGACATCAAGCGCATGACTAAGACTGCAAGAAATATTTATGTGGCAGATGCCCATGTGTCTCAG ATCCAGTATCTGCATGACAGCATCGACCCACCATCAATGAGACTCACGGGGGCCAGCTTCTTCTGCGTTGGCAGGAGACTTCTTGTTGCG ATGGCTGCTTCTGTGATCACGTACACGGTGATCTTAGTGCAGACCTCTGATGGCTTAACCTCTGGGACGAACAGGAGCGGAACGAATGCAACCTCATGA